The stretch of DNA GGGCCGCGCCCGCGAGGGCCTGAAGGGTGTCAGCGGCACAGCCGCGCTGATGCTGCACGCCGACGGCCGCCCCGAGGCCGAGGTCTTGGATTTCATTCGCCACTACGCCCCCGCGAGCGAGGCCCGCGCCCGCCAGAGCCTGCGCTTTATCTCGCAGCCGACCTTCCGGGCGTACATCTTCACCTACAGCGTGGGCGGCGACCTCGTGCGGGGATGGATGGAGCGTGAGGGAACGGAAGGCTTTGCCCGGTTGCTGCGCGAACCGCTAACGCCGGGGCACCTGGGCGCGGCAGCGGGGGCCTGAGATGGACCTTCCCGAACTCGTCGCCCGCGAGGGTTTTCCGCCCGGAACACAAATCACGACCTTTACGGAACCGGGCGGGCGCGTCTTTCGCGCGGTGCAGCCCGGTCGCGGCTTCGAGTTGTTGCTGACCGACGAGGCCATGCAGATGTACGGCGAGGGACCGACCCTGGCACTGGTGCTGGGAAGGTTGCGGGAGGCTGCCGAGGCCGGATTGCCCCCGCTGGAACCGGGGCAGACCTGCGTGCGGCAGACCTTCGTGGGGGACTGAAGGGAGAGTGGGAGCAGCGGAGCTAACGCATAGGCAGAGGCGTTTCCTGCCACTCCCCACTCTCCACTGCCCGGTCCCCGAACACGTCCCCCAGCGCCGCCCGGGCCGCCCAGTACCCGCTCATCCCGTGGATGCCGCCACCGGGCGGGGTCGCGCTGGAGCAGAGGTAGACACCCCGCACAGGCGTGCGGTAGGGCGTGGGGGTGGGCACCGGGCGGGCCAGCAGCCCCCACAGGTCGCCCCGGCCCCCGTTCACGTCCCCGCCCCGGAAGACCGGGCTGAGGGCTTCGAGCGCCCGCGCGTTCGTCACCCGCCGCCCCAGCACCAGGTCGCGGAAGCCAGGGGCCGCCCGCTCGATCTGCACCTCGATGGTCTTGGCGTAGGTGTCCAGCGTGCCCGGCGGGACGTGCGCGTAGGCCCAGAAGGTATGTCCCCCGGCTGGAGCACGGCTGGGGTCGAACAGGGTGTGTTGTGCGGCCAGCACGTAGGGCCGCTCCGGGGACACGCCCCGCGCAACCTCGGCCTCCGCCCGCGTGATCGCCTCCAGTCCGCCGCCCAGATGGACGGTGCCCGCCCGCCCCACCGCCGGGTCGCGCCAGGGGACCGGCCCGCTCAGGGCATAGTCGAGCTTGAGGAGGCCGGGGCTGTAGCGGTAGCGCGTCAGCCACGCCCGGTAGCTCGGCGGGGCCCGGTTTCCCAGCAGTCCCAGCAGCACGGCGGGACTGGAATCCACCAGCACGGCGCGGGCGGGTGGGAGGTCGCGCGGCGAACGCACGTCCACCCCGGTTTCGACCTCGCCGCCCAGGAAGCGCAGGTAGGCCACCAGCGCGTCTGTGAGGGCCTGTGCCCCCCCACGCGGGAAGGGCCAGCCCACCCCGTGTGCCAATGTGCCCAGCACCAGGGCCGCCGCGCCCGTTCCCGGTGTGGTGAGCGGCAAATTGGCGTGCGCGGCCAGCCCCGCCCACGCGGCCCGCGCCTCCAGCGTCCGCAGCAGGCCCGCCGTCCACGAGGCCGGGGGGACCCCCCGCAGCCCGAACCGGGCCAGCAGCAGTGGGTGGCGGGGCACACGGGGCAGAGGTCGCAGCACATCGTCCAGCAGGGCGTCCATCCCCTTCACCAGCGGCCCGAAGAGCGCCCGCCACGCCGTCCCGT from Deinococcus sp. HSC-46F16 encodes:
- a CDS encoding FAD-dependent oxidoreductase, with amino-acid sequence MPPLDALVVGAGPNGLAAAVTLARAGLRVRVLERHPVPGGGLSSAELTRPGYLHDVGSAIHPLGYASPAFREWPLHAFGLSWVQPDAPYAQVLEDGTGVVIERDLDAAARGFGRDGTAWRALFGPLVKGMDALLDDVLRPLPRVPRHPLLLARFGLRGVPPASWTAGLLRTLEARAAWAGLAAHANLPLTTPGTGAAALVLGTLAHGVGWPFPRGGAQALTDALVAYLRFLGGEVETGVDVRSPRDLPPARAVLVDSSPAVLLGLLGNRAPPSYRAWLTRYRYSPGLLKLDYALSGPVPWRDPAVGRAGTVHLGGGLEAITRAEAEVARGVSPERPYVLAAQHTLFDPSRAPAGGHTFWAYAHVPPGTLDTYAKTIEVQIERAAPGFRDLVLGRRVTNARALEALSPVFRGGDVNGGRGDLWGLLARPVPTPTPYRTPVRGVYLCSSATPPGGGIHGMSGYWAARAALGDVFGDRAVESGEWQETPLPMR